A stretch of Zonotrichia albicollis isolate bZonAlb1 chromosome 32, bZonAlb1.hap1, whole genome shotgun sequence DNA encodes these proteins:
- the RAVER1 gene encoding ribonucleoprotein PTB-binding 1 isoform X3: MRRRVVGVAGGGGAKMAAALSVSGAGPGPGAEPPAGPGLAPEEELPPLDPAEVRSRLEHSERQFRNRRKVLIRGLPADVTNQDIHELLKDYELKYCFVDKYKGTAFVTLLTAEQAASAVGRFHGRSLRQRALRVQLQPTEAVLCVANLPRLLTQPQFEELLRPFGSLERCFLVYSPATGHSKGYGFVEFMKKDSAARARSELLGKQLGTRRLHVHWVDAAQLSPELLHSRCLCVDRLPRGFTDLQGLRAVFQRVCEPSFCQLAIGQDGQPKGFAVLEFESPEAAERAQEATDGFRLSGQHIRVSFCAPGPSGRSMLAALIAAQTTALNRGKGLLPEPSLLQILGSLGNPASLQLLLNPLLQGALGAKQAGILGAAPSLPLVPNPALSTALLQLALHSQTQKPGILGDSPLSSLAQPPGKLLGEIPSGAPVPGDGAQPRGKSPVLSPVLAPFLAQEKAALGPPGTPPGLGPLPKPLPKPLPKAQQGESGAPAPTVSLLGEPPKDLRIPLNPYLNLQSLLPTPGLPGKGFKVKPGVLGTPPPDAFAVDFPDLGSRIFPQPRDHGSILGGFGHGRHKISSSSSGLDRGGLGPPGPPFFSGSPSSYFTSGLQAGLKQSHLSKTPLGGHKRGFSHLLPSPEPSPEGSYVGQHSQGLGGHYADSYLKRKRIF, encoded by the exons ATGAGAAGGCGCGTTGTTGGCGTGGCGGGCGGTGGCGGGGCCAAGATGGCGGCAGCGCTGTCggtgagcggggccgggcccgggcccggaGCGGAGCCCCCGGCggggcccggcctggcccccgAGGAGGAGCTGCCGCCGCTGGACCCGGCCGAGGTGCGGAGCCGCCTGGAGCACAGCGAGCGGCAATTCCGCAACCGGCGGAAGGTGCTGATCCGCGGCTTACCGGCGGATGTGACCAACCAG gatATCCATGAGCTGCTGAAGGATTACGAGCTCAAGTATTGCTTCGTGGACAAGTACAAGGGAACAg CCTTCGTGACGCTGCTCACGGCCGAGCAGGCGGCCTCGGCGGTCGGGCGCTTCCACGGCCGCTCTCTGCGGCAGCGCGCGCTGCgggtgcagctgcagcccacggAGGCCGTGCTGTGCGTGGCCAACCTGCCCCGCCTGCTGACCCAGCCGCAGTTCGAGGAGCTGCTGCGGCCCTTCGGCAGCCTGGAGCGCTGCTTCCTGGTCTACAGCCCCGCCACGGGCCACTCCAAGGGCTACGGCTTCGTGGAGTTCATGAAGAAGGACTCGGCGGCGCGGGCGCGCTCGGAGCTGCTGGGCAAGCAGCTGGGCACCCGGAGGCTGCACGTGCACTGGGTGGATGCGGCGCAGCTGAGCCCCGAGCTGCTGCACTCGCGCTGCCTGTGCGTGGACAGGCTGCCCCGGGGCTTCACTGACCTGCAGGGGCTGAGAGCCGTGTTCCAGAGGGTGTGCGAGCCCTCCTTCTGCCAG CTGGCCATCGGGCAGGACGGGCAGCCCAAGGGTTTTGCAGTTCTGGAGTTCGAGTCCCCGGAGGCGGCCGAGCGAGCCCAGGAGGCCACGGACGGGTTCCGTCTGTCCGGGCAGCACATCCGTGTGTCCTTCTGCGCCCCCGGGCCCTCGGGCCGCAGCATGCTGGCTGCGCTGATCGCCGCCCAGACCACG GCCCTGAACCGTGGCAAGGGGCTGCTCcctgagccctccctgctgcagatcctgggcagcctgggcaacCCGGCCtcgctgcagctgctgctcaacCCCCTGCTCCAGGGGGCCCTGGGCGCCAAGCAGG caggaattttgggagctgctccctcccttcccctggTGCCCAACCCGGCGCTGTCCacggctctgctccagctggctctgcacagccagACCCAG AAACCGGGAATTTTGGGCGATTCCCCGCTGAgctccctggcccagcccccCGGGAAGCTCCTGGGGGAGATTCCCTCAG GCGCTCCCGTGCCCGGGGACGGGGCCCAGCCCCGCGGGAAGTCCCCGGTCCTGTCCCCGGTCCTGGCCCCGTTCCTGGCGCAGGAGAAGGCGGCGctgggaccccccgggacccccccggggctgggacccctccccaaacccctccccaagcccctccccaaagcccagcagggagagagcggAGCCCCCGCCCCCACG GTCTCTCTCCTGGGGGAGCCCCCCAAGGATTTGAGGATCCCCCTCAATCCCTACCTGAACCTGCAGAGCCTCCTGCCCACGCCCGGCCTGCCAG gaaaagggtTTAAGGTGAAACCTGGagttttggggacccccccgcCCGACGCCTTCGCCGTGGATTTCCCG gatttggggtcccgGATTTTCCCCCAGCCCCGCGACCACGGCTCCATCCTGGGGGGCTTCGGGCACGGCAGGCACAAG atctcctcctcctcctcggggTTGGACAGGGGGGGTCTGGGACCCCCAGGGCCCCCCTTTTTCTCAGGATCCCCCAGTTCCTACTTCACCAGTGGCCTCCAGGCCGGGCTCAAGCAGAGCCACCTCAGCaag ACGCCGCTAGGGGGGCACAAGAGGGGCTTCTCCCACCTGCTGCCGTCGCCCGAGCCCAGCCCCGAGGGCTCCTACGTGGGCCAGCActcccagggcctggggggCCACTACGCCGACTCCTacctgaagagaaaaaggatatTTTAG
- the RAVER1 gene encoding ribonucleoprotein PTB-binding 1 isoform X2: protein MRRRVVGVAGGGGAKMAAALSVSGAGPGPGAEPPAGPGLAPEEELPPLDPAEVRSRLEHSERQFRNRRKVLIRGLPADVTNQDIHELLKDYELKYCFVDKYKGTAFVTLLTAEQAASAVGRFHGRSLRQRALRVQLQPTEAVLCVANLPRLLTQPQFEELLRPFGSLERCFLVYSPATGHSKGYGFVEFMKKDSAARARSELLGKQLGTRRLHVHWVDAAQLSPELLHSRCLCVDRLPRGFTDLQGLRAVFQRVCEPSFCQLAIGQDGQPKGFAVLEFESPEAAERAQEATDGFRLSGQHIRVSFCAPGPSGRSMLAALIAAQTTALNRGKGLLPEPSLLQILGSLGNPASLQLLLNPLLQGALGAKQGILGAAPSLPLVPNPALSTALLQLALHSQTQKPGILGDSPLSSLAQPPGKLLGEIPSGAPVPGDGAQPRGKSPVLSPVLAPFLAQEKAALGPPGTPPGLGPLPKPLPKPLPKAQQGESGAPAPTVSLLGEPPKDLRIPLNPYLNLQSLLPTPGLPGKGFKVKPGVLGTPPPDAFAVDFPDLGSRIFPQPRDHGSILGGFGHGRHKISSSSSGLDRGGLGPPGPPFFSGSPSSYFTSGLQAGLKQSHLSKAISIPPSSDSILALAPPSSHPKTPLGGHKRGFSHLLPSPEPSPEGSYVGQHSQGLGGHYADSYLKRKRIF from the exons ATGAGAAGGCGCGTTGTTGGCGTGGCGGGCGGTGGCGGGGCCAAGATGGCGGCAGCGCTGTCggtgagcggggccgggcccgggcccggaGCGGAGCCCCCGGCggggcccggcctggcccccgAGGAGGAGCTGCCGCCGCTGGACCCGGCCGAGGTGCGGAGCCGCCTGGAGCACAGCGAGCGGCAATTCCGCAACCGGCGGAAGGTGCTGATCCGCGGCTTACCGGCGGATGTGACCAACCAG gatATCCATGAGCTGCTGAAGGATTACGAGCTCAAGTATTGCTTCGTGGACAAGTACAAGGGAACAg CCTTCGTGACGCTGCTCACGGCCGAGCAGGCGGCCTCGGCGGTCGGGCGCTTCCACGGCCGCTCTCTGCGGCAGCGCGCGCTGCgggtgcagctgcagcccacggAGGCCGTGCTGTGCGTGGCCAACCTGCCCCGCCTGCTGACCCAGCCGCAGTTCGAGGAGCTGCTGCGGCCCTTCGGCAGCCTGGAGCGCTGCTTCCTGGTCTACAGCCCCGCCACGGGCCACTCCAAGGGCTACGGCTTCGTGGAGTTCATGAAGAAGGACTCGGCGGCGCGGGCGCGCTCGGAGCTGCTGGGCAAGCAGCTGGGCACCCGGAGGCTGCACGTGCACTGGGTGGATGCGGCGCAGCTGAGCCCCGAGCTGCTGCACTCGCGCTGCCTGTGCGTGGACAGGCTGCCCCGGGGCTTCACTGACCTGCAGGGGCTGAGAGCCGTGTTCCAGAGGGTGTGCGAGCCCTCCTTCTGCCAG CTGGCCATCGGGCAGGACGGGCAGCCCAAGGGTTTTGCAGTTCTGGAGTTCGAGTCCCCGGAGGCGGCCGAGCGAGCCCAGGAGGCCACGGACGGGTTCCGTCTGTCCGGGCAGCACATCCGTGTGTCCTTCTGCGCCCCCGGGCCCTCGGGCCGCAGCATGCTGGCTGCGCTGATCGCCGCCCAGACCACG GCCCTGAACCGTGGCAAGGGGCTGCTCcctgagccctccctgctgcagatcctgggcagcctgggcaacCCGGCCtcgctgcagctgctgctcaacCCCCTGCTCCAGGGGGCCCTGGGCGCCAAGCAGG gaattttgggagctgctccctcccttcccctggTGCCCAACCCGGCGCTGTCCacggctctgctccagctggctctgcacagccagACCCAG AAACCGGGAATTTTGGGCGATTCCCCGCTGAgctccctggcccagcccccCGGGAAGCTCCTGGGGGAGATTCCCTCAG GCGCTCCCGTGCCCGGGGACGGGGCCCAGCCCCGCGGGAAGTCCCCGGTCCTGTCCCCGGTCCTGGCCCCGTTCCTGGCGCAGGAGAAGGCGGCGctgggaccccccgggacccccccggggctgggacccctccccaaacccctccccaagcccctccccaaagcccagcagggagagagcggAGCCCCCGCCCCCACG GTCTCTCTCCTGGGGGAGCCCCCCAAGGATTTGAGGATCCCCCTCAATCCCTACCTGAACCTGCAGAGCCTCCTGCCCACGCCCGGCCTGCCAG gaaaagggtTTAAGGTGAAACCTGGagttttggggacccccccgcCCGACGCCTTCGCCGTGGATTTCCCG gatttggggtcccgGATTTTCCCCCAGCCCCGCGACCACGGCTCCATCCTGGGGGGCTTCGGGCACGGCAGGCACAAG atctcctcctcctcctcggggTTGGACAGGGGGGGTCTGGGACCCCCAGGGCCCCCCTTTTTCTCAGGATCCCCCAGTTCCTACTTCACCAGTGGCCTCCAGGCCGGGCTCAAGCAGAGCCACCTCAGCaag GCCATCTCCATCCCCCCGAGCTCCGACTCCATCCTCGCCTTGGCTCCCCCCAGTTCTCACCCCAAG ACGCCGCTAGGGGGGCACAAGAGGGGCTTCTCCCACCTGCTGCCGTCGCCCGAGCCCAGCCCCGAGGGCTCCTACGTGGGCCAGCActcccagggcctggggggCCACTACGCCGACTCCTacctgaagagaaaaaggatatTTTAG
- the RAVER1 gene encoding ribonucleoprotein PTB-binding 1 isoform X1 — protein sequence MRRRVVGVAGGGGAKMAAALSVSGAGPGPGAEPPAGPGLAPEEELPPLDPAEVRSRLEHSERQFRNRRKVLIRGLPADVTNQDIHELLKDYELKYCFVDKYKGTAFVTLLTAEQAASAVGRFHGRSLRQRALRVQLQPTEAVLCVANLPRLLTQPQFEELLRPFGSLERCFLVYSPATGHSKGYGFVEFMKKDSAARARSELLGKQLGTRRLHVHWVDAAQLSPELLHSRCLCVDRLPRGFTDLQGLRAVFQRVCEPSFCQLAIGQDGQPKGFAVLEFESPEAAERAQEATDGFRLSGQHIRVSFCAPGPSGRSMLAALIAAQTTALNRGKGLLPEPSLLQILGSLGNPASLQLLLNPLLQGALGAKQAGILGAAPSLPLVPNPALSTALLQLALHSQTQKPGILGDSPLSSLAQPPGKLLGEIPSGAPVPGDGAQPRGKSPVLSPVLAPFLAQEKAALGPPGTPPGLGPLPKPLPKPLPKAQQGESGAPAPTVSLLGEPPKDLRIPLNPYLNLQSLLPTPGLPGKGFKVKPGVLGTPPPDAFAVDFPDLGSRIFPQPRDHGSILGGFGHGRHKISSSSSGLDRGGLGPPGPPFFSGSPSSYFTSGLQAGLKQSHLSKAISIPPSSDSILALAPPSSHPKTPLGGHKRGFSHLLPSPEPSPEGSYVGQHSQGLGGHYADSYLKRKRIF from the exons ATGAGAAGGCGCGTTGTTGGCGTGGCGGGCGGTGGCGGGGCCAAGATGGCGGCAGCGCTGTCggtgagcggggccgggcccgggcccggaGCGGAGCCCCCGGCggggcccggcctggcccccgAGGAGGAGCTGCCGCCGCTGGACCCGGCCGAGGTGCGGAGCCGCCTGGAGCACAGCGAGCGGCAATTCCGCAACCGGCGGAAGGTGCTGATCCGCGGCTTACCGGCGGATGTGACCAACCAG gatATCCATGAGCTGCTGAAGGATTACGAGCTCAAGTATTGCTTCGTGGACAAGTACAAGGGAACAg CCTTCGTGACGCTGCTCACGGCCGAGCAGGCGGCCTCGGCGGTCGGGCGCTTCCACGGCCGCTCTCTGCGGCAGCGCGCGCTGCgggtgcagctgcagcccacggAGGCCGTGCTGTGCGTGGCCAACCTGCCCCGCCTGCTGACCCAGCCGCAGTTCGAGGAGCTGCTGCGGCCCTTCGGCAGCCTGGAGCGCTGCTTCCTGGTCTACAGCCCCGCCACGGGCCACTCCAAGGGCTACGGCTTCGTGGAGTTCATGAAGAAGGACTCGGCGGCGCGGGCGCGCTCGGAGCTGCTGGGCAAGCAGCTGGGCACCCGGAGGCTGCACGTGCACTGGGTGGATGCGGCGCAGCTGAGCCCCGAGCTGCTGCACTCGCGCTGCCTGTGCGTGGACAGGCTGCCCCGGGGCTTCACTGACCTGCAGGGGCTGAGAGCCGTGTTCCAGAGGGTGTGCGAGCCCTCCTTCTGCCAG CTGGCCATCGGGCAGGACGGGCAGCCCAAGGGTTTTGCAGTTCTGGAGTTCGAGTCCCCGGAGGCGGCCGAGCGAGCCCAGGAGGCCACGGACGGGTTCCGTCTGTCCGGGCAGCACATCCGTGTGTCCTTCTGCGCCCCCGGGCCCTCGGGCCGCAGCATGCTGGCTGCGCTGATCGCCGCCCAGACCACG GCCCTGAACCGTGGCAAGGGGCTGCTCcctgagccctccctgctgcagatcctgggcagcctgggcaacCCGGCCtcgctgcagctgctgctcaacCCCCTGCTCCAGGGGGCCCTGGGCGCCAAGCAGG caggaattttgggagctgctccctcccttcccctggTGCCCAACCCGGCGCTGTCCacggctctgctccagctggctctgcacagccagACCCAG AAACCGGGAATTTTGGGCGATTCCCCGCTGAgctccctggcccagcccccCGGGAAGCTCCTGGGGGAGATTCCCTCAG GCGCTCCCGTGCCCGGGGACGGGGCCCAGCCCCGCGGGAAGTCCCCGGTCCTGTCCCCGGTCCTGGCCCCGTTCCTGGCGCAGGAGAAGGCGGCGctgggaccccccgggacccccccggggctgggacccctccccaaacccctccccaagcccctccccaaagcccagcagggagagagcggAGCCCCCGCCCCCACG GTCTCTCTCCTGGGGGAGCCCCCCAAGGATTTGAGGATCCCCCTCAATCCCTACCTGAACCTGCAGAGCCTCCTGCCCACGCCCGGCCTGCCAG gaaaagggtTTAAGGTGAAACCTGGagttttggggacccccccgcCCGACGCCTTCGCCGTGGATTTCCCG gatttggggtcccgGATTTTCCCCCAGCCCCGCGACCACGGCTCCATCCTGGGGGGCTTCGGGCACGGCAGGCACAAG atctcctcctcctcctcggggTTGGACAGGGGGGGTCTGGGACCCCCAGGGCCCCCCTTTTTCTCAGGATCCCCCAGTTCCTACTTCACCAGTGGCCTCCAGGCCGGGCTCAAGCAGAGCCACCTCAGCaag GCCATCTCCATCCCCCCGAGCTCCGACTCCATCCTCGCCTTGGCTCCCCCCAGTTCTCACCCCAAG ACGCCGCTAGGGGGGCACAAGAGGGGCTTCTCCCACCTGCTGCCGTCGCCCGAGCCCAGCCCCGAGGGCTCCTACGTGGGCCAGCActcccagggcctggggggCCACTACGCCGACTCCTacctgaagagaaaaaggatatTTTAG
- the TYK2 gene encoding non-receptor tyrosine-protein kinase TYK2, with amino-acid sequence MGCGRGLARAPANGSARLSRPMGGGGAAGRRSRSGGRAGPSSPTMSLCRRGAAAEPEGCGFPAGAGLKVLLHWSGDEERERCRVYGQGALSAEEICIDLARSVGITPLCYSLFALYDPQSRIWLPPNHQFHIGKDTSINLIFRMRFYFRNWHGMNNKEPVVFRNVPRSGDSPEEKPPGGALLDRSSFEYLFEQGKFEFINDVASLKDFQTEPEMQKFKNESLGMAVLHLSHIAIKKGISLEEVARKYSFKDCIPRSFRRQIQQNNFLTRFRMKNVFRRFLRRFQRHTVAAGSLTERDVMYKYLATLEQLAPRFGSELFPVLALETAAEGEKGPFCANGGCAEPEQPLLPCECPVTHHVLVTGTGGIQWRPVPAETMEGLSQRGYFGRKSKNKELEAQPAERSEPPWCHFCDFREITHVVVKDCRISIHRQDNKCLEVLLPCPSSALALVSLVDGYFRLTADSSHYLCHDVAPPRLLLSIHNGIHGPMQEEFVFAKLRREEPEEGLYILRWSVLDFNRMILSVLKRSHQQAPGTPGAFKFRQFRIQKKGESFVLEGWEREFPSLRELLDVLKGCTLRSGEENFTVKRCCPPKPGEISDLLITRKAKDNGKQILNLTQLSFHQIRKNEITQRAHLGQGTRTNIYDGVLSVCGSSGNDDEAEYFCTEQNNNGREMHVVLKVLDPSHRDIALAFFESASLMSQVSHVHLAFVHGVCVRGSENIMVEEFVEHGPLDVLLRKEKGRISVGWKITVAKQLGSALSYLEDKNLVHGNVCAKNILLARKGLEDGSVPFVKLSDPGVSFTVLSREERVDRIPWIAPECIRDVGNLSTASDKWSFGTTLLEICFDADVPLKERTPSEKERFYEKRHRLPEPSCRELASLISRCLNYTAVERPSFRTVLRELTRLQPHHLVDVTSVNPDFPVSDPTVFQKRYLKKIRELGEGHFGKVSLCCYDPTNDGTGEMVAVKSLKSGSSPQLLSSWKREIQILKTLYHENIVKYKGCCSEQGDKVVQLIMEYVPLGSLREFLPKHPLSLSHLLLFAQQICEGMAYLHSLHYIHRDLAARNVLLENEHVVKIGDFGLAKAVPEGHEYYRVREDGDSPVFWYAPECLKECKFYYASDVWSFGVTLYELLTRCDPGSSPPAKFLEMIGATQGQMTVLRLIELLERGKRLPMPRDCPCEVYRLMKNCWEAEASFRPAFPNLVPVLRSFQEKYRAQAPSVFNLC; translated from the exons ATGGGATGTGGGCGTGGCCTGGCGCGGGCGCCGGCCAATGGTAGCGCGCGTCTCTCGCGGCCAATGGGAGGCGGCGGCGCTGCGGGGCGGAGGAGCCGGagcggcggccgggccgggccg agcagccccaccaTGTCGCTGTGCCggcgcggggccgcggccgAGCCCGAGGGCTGCGGGTTCCCGGCGGGCGCGGGGCTGAAGGTGCTGCTGCACTGGAGCGGGGACGAGGAGCGCGAGCGGTGCCGGGTGTACGGGCAGGGCGCCCTGAGCGCCGAGGAGATCTGCATCGACCTGGCCCGGAGCGTGG GAATTACCCCGCTCTGCTACAGCCTCTTCGCCCTCTACGACCCCCAGAGCCGGATCTGGCTCCCTCCCAACCACCAGTTCCACATCGGGAAGGACACCAGCATCAACCTGATCTTCAGGATGAG GTTTTATTTCCGGAATTGGCACGGGATGAACAACAAGGAGCCTGTGGTTTTCCGGAATGTGCCGCGCTCGGGGGATTCTCCGGAGGAAAAACCTCCTGGAGGAGCTTTACTGGACAGATCCTCCTTTGAGTACCTGTTCGAGCAG GGAAAATTCGAGTTCATCAACGACGTCGCCTCCCTGAAGGATTTCCAGACCGAGCCGGAAATGCAGAAGTTCAAGAACGAGAGCTTGGGGATGGCCGTGCTGCACCTGTCCCACATCGCCATCAAAAAGGGCATTTCCCTGGAGGAAGTGGCCAGGAAGTACAG CTTCAAGGACTGCATCCCGCGCTCCTTCCGCCGCCAGATCCAGCAGAACAACTTCCTGACGCGGTTCCGCATGAAGAACGTGTTCCGGCGCTTCCTGCGGCGCTTCCAGCGGCACACGGTGGCGGCGGGCAGCCTGACGGAGCGGGACGTGATGTACAAGTACCTGGCCACGCTGGAGCAGCTGGCTCCCCGCTTCGGGAGCGAGCTCTTCCCGGTGCTGGCCCTGGAAACGGCGGCCGAGGGCGAGAAGGGGCCGTTCTGTGCCAACGGGGGCTGCGCGGAGCCCGAGCAGCCGCTGCTCCCCTGCGAGTGCCCGGTCACTCACCACGTGCTGGTCACCGGCACCGGCGGCATCCAGTGGAGGCCGGTGCCCGCAGAG ACCATGGAAGGCCTCTCCCAGCGTGGATATTTTGGGAGGAAGAGCAAGAACAAGGAGCTGGAGGCGCAGCCTGCGGAGCGGAGCGAGCCCCCCTGGTGCCATTTCTGTGATTTTCGGGAAATCACCCACGTGGTGGTCAAGGACTGCAGGATCAGCATCCACCGTCAGGACAACAAGTGCCTG gaggtgctgctgccctgtcccagcagtgccctggctctGGTGTCACTGGTGGACGGATATTTCCGCCTGACAGCCGACTCCAGCCATTACCTGTGCCACGACGTGGCCCCGCCGCGGCTGCTCCTGAGCATCCACAACGGCATCCACGGGCCCATGCA GGAGGAGTTTGTTTTTGCCAAGCTGCGCCGGGAGGAGCCGGAGGAAGGGCTCTACATCCTCCGCTGGAGCGTCCTGGATTTCAACCGCATGATCCTGTCCGTGCTCAAGAGGAGCCACCAGCAG GCTCCTGGCACGCCGGGAGCCTTCAAGTTCCGGCAGTTCCGGATCCAGAAGAAGGGAGAGTCCTTCGTGCTGGAGGGCTGGGAGCGCGAGTTCCCCTCGCTGCGGGAGCTCCTGGATGTGCTCAAGGGCTGCACGCTCCGATCCGGCGAGGAGAACTTCACGGTCAAGAGGTGCTGCCCGCCCAAGCCGGGAG agatCTCGGACCTGCTGATCACACGCAAGGCCAAGGACAACGGGAAGCAGATCCTGAACCTCACCCAGCTCAGCTTCCACCAGATCCGCAAGAACGAGATCACCcag cgAGCCCACCTGGGCCAGGGCACCCGGACCAACATCTACGACGGGGTGCTGAGCGTGTGTGGGAGCTCCGGCAACGACGACGAGGCCGAGTATTTCTGCACGGAGCAGAACAACAACGGGCGGGAGATGCACGTGGTGCTCAAAGTGCTGgaccccagccacagggacatCGCCCTG gCGTTCTTCGAGAGCGCCAGCCTGATGTCGCAGGTGTCCCACGTGCACCTGGCCTTCGTGCACGGCGTCTGCGTGCGCGGCTCCGAGA ACATCATGGTGGAGGAGTTTGTGGAGCACGGGCCCCTGGACGTGCTGCTGCGCAAGGAGAAGGGCAGGATCTCCGTGGGGTGGAAAATCACCGTGGCCAAACAGCTGGGCAGTGCCTTGAGCTACCTG GAGGATAAGAACCTGGTGCACGGGAACGTGTGTGCCAAGAACATCCTGCTGgccaggaaggggctggaggaTGGATCTGTGCCCTTTGTGAAGCTCAGCGACCCCGGGGTCAGCTTCACCGTGCTCTCCCGGGAAG AGCGCGTGGATAGGATTCCCTGGATCGCCCCGGAATGCATCCGGGATGTGGGGAACCTCAGCACGGCCTCGGACAAGTGGAGTTTTGGGACAACGCTCCTGGAAATCTGCTTCGATGCCGACGTCCCGCTGAAGGAGCGCACTCCCTCCGAG AAAGAGCGTTTCTACGAGAAGAGGCACCGGCTGCCGGAGCCTTCGTGCCGGGAATTGGCCTCGCTGATCTCCCGGTGCCTCAACTACACCGCGGTGGAGCGGCCGTCCTTCCGCAccgtgctgagggagctgaccCGGCTGCAGCCGCACC ATCTCGTGGACGTCACGTCGGTGAATCCCGATTTCCCGGTGTCGGATCCCACCGTCTTCCAGAAGCGGTACCTGAAGAAAATCCGGGAGCTGGGCGAG GGCCACTTTGGGAAGGTGAGCCTGTGCTGCTACGACCCCACCAACGACGGCACCGGGGAGATGGTGGCGGTGAAATCCCTGAAATCTGGGAGCAGCCCTCAGCTCCTGAGCTCCTGGAAGAGGGAAATTCAGATCCTCAAGACCCTGTACCACGAGAACATCGTCAAGTACAAGGGCTGCTGCAGCGAGCAGG GGGACAAGGTGGTGCAGCTGATCATGGAGTATGTCCCACTGGGGAGCCTCCGGGAGTTCCTGCCCAAGCACCCCCTGAGCCTGTCCCACCTCCTGCTCTTCGCCCAGCAGATCTGCGAG GGCATGGCCTACCTGCACTCCCTGCACTACATCCACCGGGACCTGGCAGCCAGGAACGTGCTGCTGGAGAACGAGCACGTGGTGAAAATCGGGGATTTTGGGCTGGCCAAGGCCGTCCCCGAGGGCCACGAGTACTACAGGGTGCGGGAGGACGGCGACAGCCCCGTGTTCTG GTACGCCCCGGAGTGCCTCAAGGAGTGTAAATTCTACTATGCCTCGGATGTTTGGTCCTTTGGGGTGACCCTCTACGAGCTCCTGACGCGCTGCGACCCCGGGAGCAGCCCCCCGGCC AAATTCCTGGAGATGATCGGGGCCACGCAGGGGCAGATGACAGTGCTGAGGCTGATCGAGCTCCTGGAGAGGGGGAAGAGGCTCCCCATGCCCAGGGATTGTCCCTGCgag GTTTACCGGCTGATGAAGAACTGCTGGGAGGCCGAGGCCTCGTTCCGCCCGGCCTTTCCCAACCTCGTGCCCGTCCTGAGGAGTTTCCAGGAGAAATACCGGGCTCAGGCCCCCTCTGTCTTCAACCTCTGCtga